In a single window of the Arthrobacter sp. StoSoilA2 genome:
- the rplC gene encoding 50S ribosomal protein L3 — MTATRNVKGLLGTKLGMTQVWDENNKLIPVTVVQADSNVITQLRNAEVDGYVAVQIGYGQIDPRKVTKPLAGHFEKAGVTPRRHVVELRTADAASYELGQELSVEIFEAGQKIDVVGTSKGKGFAGVMKRHGFHGVGASHGAHKNHRKPGSIGGASTPSRVFKGLKMAGRMGAERHTTLNLTVHAVDVEKSLLLIKGAVPGARGQVVLVRTAVKGA; from the coding sequence ATGACCGCAACCCGTAACGTAAAGGGCCTGCTGGGCACGAAGCTCGGCATGACCCAGGTCTGGGACGAGAACAACAAGCTCATCCCGGTAACTGTCGTCCAGGCTGACTCCAACGTCATCACCCAGCTGCGCAACGCAGAGGTAGATGGCTACGTCGCCGTCCAGATCGGCTACGGCCAGATCGACCCCCGCAAGGTCACCAAGCCGCTGGCTGGTCACTTTGAAAAGGCAGGCGTAACTCCTCGCCGCCACGTTGTCGAACTGCGTACCGCAGACGCCGCATCCTACGAGCTGGGCCAGGAGCTCTCTGTCGAGATCTTCGAAGCCGGCCAGAAGATCGACGTCGTTGGAACCTCCAAGGGTAAGGGCTTTGCCGGTGTTATGAAGCGTCACGGCTTCCACGGCGTTGGCGCTTCCCACGGTGCCCACAAGAACCACCGTAAGCCTGGCTCCATCGGTGGCGCATCCACCCCGAGCCGCGTCTTCAAGGGCCTGAAAATGGCCGGCCGCATGGGCGCCGAGCGTCACACGACGCTGAACCTCACGGTTCACGCTGTTGACGTTGAGAAGTCGCTGCTCCTTATCAAGGGTGCCGTCCCCGGTGCCCGCGGCCAGGTCGTACTCGTACGCACCGCCGTGAAGGGAGCCTAG
- the rplD gene encoding 50S ribosomal protein L4 codes for MTSTVKVDLPAEIFDVQTNVPLLHQVVVAQLAAARQGTHKTKTRAEVSGAGRKPFKQKGTGRARQGSIRAPHMTGGGVVHGPTPRDYSQRTPKKMKAAALRGALSDRARNGRIHVIAELVAGTKPSAKEALASLRAVSERKNLLVVIERANDVAALSVRNLADVHVLYADQLNTYDVLISDDVVFTKAAFEAFVADKAKNEEASK; via the coding sequence ATGACTAGCACTGTCAAGGTAGACCTGCCTGCAGAGATCTTCGACGTCCAGACCAACGTGCCGCTGCTGCACCAGGTCGTCGTCGCACAGCTCGCTGCTGCCCGCCAGGGTACCCACAAGACGAAGACCCGCGCCGAGGTTTCCGGTGCAGGTCGCAAGCCGTTCAAGCAGAAGGGCACCGGCCGCGCCCGTCAGGGTTCCATCCGTGCTCCTCACATGACCGGCGGTGGCGTTGTCCACGGTCCGACCCCTCGTGACTACAGCCAGCGCACCCCCAAGAAGATGAAGGCTGCTGCTCTCCGCGGCGCCCTGTCTGACCGCGCCCGCAACGGTCGCATCCACGTCATCGCTGAACTGGTAGCCGGCACCAAGCCGTCCGCCAAGGAAGCACTGGCTTCGCTGCGTGCAGTCTCCGAGCGCAAGAACCTGCTCGTTGTCATCGAGCGCGCCAACGACGTCGCTGCACTCTCCGTGCGCAACCTCGCAGATGTTCACGTTCTGTACGCAGACCAGCTGAACACCTACGACGTTCTCATCTCCGACGACGTGGTCTTCACCAAGGCTGCTTTCGAGGCGTTCGTCGCTGACAAGGCCAAGAACGAGGAGGCCTCCAAGTGA
- the rplW gene encoding 50S ribosomal protein L23, with the protein MSVTTIKDPRDVVLAPVVSEKSYGLIDEGKYTFLVDPRSNKTEIKLAVEKIFSVKVDSINTINRAGKRKRTKFGWGQRKSTKRAIVTLKEGTIDIFGGPLA; encoded by the coding sequence GTGAGCGTAACCACCATCAAGGACCCGCGCGACGTCGTGCTTGCACCCGTCGTATCGGAAAAGAGCTACGGTCTGATCGACGAAGGCAAGTACACCTTCCTGGTGGACCCTCGCTCGAACAAGACCGAGATCAAATTGGCCGTAGAGAAGATCTTCTCGGTCAAAGTTGACTCGATCAACACCATCAACCGTGCCGGTAAGCGTAAGCGCACCAAATTCGGCTGGGGACAGCGCAAGAGCACCAAGCGTGCAATTGTCACCCTCAAAGAAGGCACA
- a CDS encoding GH1 family beta-glucosidase, with translation MTAQDMGSVEDLAARLRPGFTLGVAAAAFQIEGSVTADGRGPSGWDAFAQKPGAIVDADSPTIACDHYNRADEDISLMQELGIDSYRFSLSWPRIQPGGTGTINQRGLDFYDRLIDKLLAAGISPMVTLFHWDTPLELEHSGGWINRDTAERFAVYCSAAAERFGDRVEHWVTMNEPVSVTLQGYALGVHAPGRQLLFDALPAAHHQLLGHGLAVRALRDAGVKGQIGISNMHSPVRPASNSLSDRLMAQSFDLLLNRIYADAVLLGQYPRPPLPMKPWFRSLGTIRDGDLDLISQPLDFYGLNYYYPVKVAAGRGPAEIPTGTAVEMTKVPFHLAAYQEYETTGFGWPVAPEHLAVLLREMKDRYGDALPPVYITEGGASFPEPSRVDGPIQDHNRISYLAEHLGHALTATGPGGIAEDVELRGYYVWTLLDNFEWAAGYSQRFGLVHVDFDTLERTPKDSFYWYRALGRARHREH, from the coding sequence ATGACCGCCCAGGATATGGGTTCCGTGGAAGATCTGGCCGCGCGCCTACGTCCCGGGTTCACGCTGGGGGTCGCGGCCGCCGCCTTCCAGATTGAAGGTTCCGTAACCGCTGATGGGCGGGGACCTTCGGGCTGGGATGCGTTCGCGCAGAAGCCGGGAGCAATCGTCGACGCCGACTCGCCCACCATAGCCTGCGATCACTACAACCGCGCCGACGAAGATATCAGCCTGATGCAGGAACTCGGCATCGATTCGTACCGTTTCTCCCTTTCCTGGCCCAGGATCCAGCCCGGCGGCACGGGCACAATCAACCAGCGTGGGCTGGACTTCTACGATCGCCTGATCGACAAACTCCTTGCTGCCGGCATTTCCCCCATGGTCACTCTGTTCCACTGGGATACTCCCCTGGAACTTGAACACTCCGGCGGCTGGATCAATCGGGATACAGCGGAACGCTTTGCCGTCTATTGCAGTGCTGCAGCGGAGCGCTTCGGGGACCGCGTGGAGCACTGGGTCACCATGAACGAACCAGTTTCCGTCACCCTCCAGGGCTATGCTTTGGGCGTCCACGCGCCCGGCCGCCAGTTGTTGTTCGACGCCTTGCCGGCCGCCCACCATCAGCTGCTGGGCCATGGGTTGGCAGTGCGCGCCCTGCGTGACGCCGGGGTGAAGGGGCAGATCGGCATCTCCAACATGCACTCCCCCGTCCGCCCAGCGAGCAACAGCCTCTCGGACCGTTTGATGGCCCAGTCCTTCGATCTGCTCCTCAACCGCATCTATGCTGACGCCGTCCTGCTGGGGCAGTACCCCAGGCCACCCTTGCCCATGAAACCCTGGTTCCGGTCCTTGGGAACCATCAGGGATGGTGACCTTGACCTGATCAGCCAGCCGTTGGACTTCTATGGGCTCAACTACTACTACCCGGTCAAGGTTGCTGCGGGGCGGGGACCGGCGGAGATCCCCACGGGCACGGCTGTCGAAATGACGAAAGTGCCATTTCACCTGGCCGCCTACCAGGAGTACGAAACGACTGGATTCGGCTGGCCGGTGGCGCCGGAGCATTTGGCAGTACTGCTCCGCGAGATGAAGGACCGCTACGGCGACGCCCTTCCACCGGTCTACATCACCGAAGGAGGGGCCAGTTTCCCCGAGCCTTCGCGCGTGGATGGGCCTATACAGGACCATAACCGGATCAGTTACCTGGCGGAGCATCTTGGCCACGCACTGACAGCTACGGGACCCGGCGGGATCGCCGAGGACGTCGAACTCCGCGGTTATTACGTGTGGACGCTACTGGACAATTTTGAGTGGGCGGCAGGGTACTCGCAACGCTTCGGCTTGGTGCACGTGGACTTCGACACCTTGGAGCGCACACCCAAAGACTCGTTTTACTGGTACCGGGCACTGGGCCGTGCACGCCATCGGGAACACTAG
- the rpsJ gene encoding 30S ribosomal protein S10: protein MAGQKIRIRLKSYDHEVIDVSARKIVETVTRAGATVVGPVPLPTEKNVYCVIRSPHKYKDSREHFEMRTHKRLIDIIDPTPKAVDSLMRLDLPADVNIEIKL from the coding sequence ATGGCGGGACAAAAAATCCGCATCCGGCTGAAGTCATATGACCACGAGGTCATTGATGTTTCAGCGCGGAAGATCGTTGAGACGGTCACGCGCGCAGGCGCAACGGTAGTCGGCCCGGTGCCGCTTCCGACGGAGAAGAACGTGTACTGCGTTATCCGCTCTCCGCACAAGTACAAGGACAGCCGTGAGCACTTCGAAATGCGTACTCACAAGCGTCTGATCGACATCATCGACCCCACGCCGAAGGCTGTTGACTCGCTTATGCGTCTCGACCTGCCTGCAGACGTGAACATCGAAATCAAGCTCTAG